The Aspergillus oryzae RIB40 DNA, chromosome 5 genome segment GGTGCATACGAATGTTGTTGATATTTTGGGGGAGTCGGTAAGTCACCTATTCTgcgttgatgttgttggattATGCTGAGATTGGTAGGATGCGGaattcctttcctctttgatCGGGGCTTGGATACCGAAGGTCTTGAGTGAAGGAACTCTGAAGGGGATGCAGTTCATGAAGTACTCTGGTGGCTTGGGTGATATTGATCGTGCAATCAGGGATCACCGCGATGGCAAGATTGCTGGGAAGGGAGTTGTTAGTGGTATCTAAAGCGTGCAACTTGTGAATTGCTTGATTGTGAAGTGTAGAATGGAGTGGCCAGCAGGGAACGTTGGCTTGTGTAGCCAATTGTCTCTTGAATTGGGTTCCTAGAATGCAAAGATACAATGTAAACGATACACTTACATTGATATAGGTGTGCACCTTTGACAATGTCCAGTTTGATGTTATCCTCATATAAGATTAGTCAGTGGActtatccttcttttatAATGGCTCTGCTACACAGTACCACTCAGTAGGATGTCCAAAAAGCAGCGACTTAATTCCTAAATTCGACATTTGGTTCAAGACACTCATTTAGCTATATAGTATATTCAAGTATCCTACACATACCAACTCCATGAATGCGGTCTACTTATACTGCGGGtattcctccttcttccaaaCCCTCCAAACAAGTCTTTCACCACTAACAGCACCACTTCTCAAGGTATCCAGAGCCGTAGAAGCCCTCTGCAAAAGCGACTCGCCTTCAATTTCCCGATACTGATTCGGTTCAATCGCGCCAGATTCAAGGAGCGCGGGAACGATTTCTGGGAACAGATGATCTCTCAAGAAAGCATTCTATGATAGAATCAGCTACCCGAAAGGAAGACAAGACGAGGACATGGGATCAGTGTACATACCGCTTCAAAGGTATAGCTTACAACGCTATGGACCTGCACACCAGGTACCCAGGATGCTTCCCCGTTAACATCAGCTGAAAGCTGCACGCCTTCTTTGTGGGAAGGAGGGCGGATAACCACAGGAAGAACAGCGGCTACTATTGAGCCCGGCAGAGTTGCGATTTTGGCGATGTGTTGCAGGGATCCGGATTTTGAGGTCACGCAGTCGAAAGCGCGGATGGGAATGGCGGGGCTTTCTGTGTTTAGTATATTGAGGATTGAATCAACAGCGTTGGGCTCTTGATAGTCGAGGACATGTTTAGCACCgtgcttcttgatcttttcgTGGTGCTTGGAAGATGCCGTTGCGATGATGTTCGTGTAGCCCCAATGCTTGAGGATCTGGACTGCGAATTGGCCAACGGAGGTCGCTGCACCCCAGATGAGAATCGGTGTATGTTGATTCTGCGGGAGAAAGTCGGTGGAGCGTGGCCAAGGCAGCTCCAGACCAAGCTTGTCAGAGAGAGTCAGAAATGCGGTGCAGAAATTCGTCGGTACTGTAGCCACAGCGGCCAGCGGCATGTTAGGAGGGACCTAGTTTATTGGTCAGATATCTAGAATGTAGCTGAAGAAATGTCATTCAAAGATGAATAGTAAACTCGAACCTTTCCAAATAGGTGTTCCGGTGCGGTCACGTAAATCTGTtggcccttttccttttcgttgtgaaagaagaaaccaaaTACTTGATCACCCACACGAAGGTGCTCGACACCGGGCCCAATCGCCACCACGGTACCTACACCGCTGTCGCCGAGACCTTGGGGGAATTGCACCATTAAACCAGCATCCACTTGGTACACATCCAAGGGTGCGGACGGCACCCATTCTATTCGGACTCGGACCTCATTT includes the following:
- a CDS encoding zinc-binding alcohol dehydrogenase family protein (predicted protein); protein product: MATHPAIQITGIKQPLKLVQVPTPEPQQNEVRVRIEWVPSAPLDVYQVDAGLMVQFPQGLGDSGVGTVVAIGPGVEHLRVGDQVFGFFFHNEKEKGQQIYVTAPEHLFGKVPPNMPLAAVATVPTNFCTAFLTLSDKLGLELPWPRSTDFLPQNQHTPILIWGAATSVGQFAVQILKHWGYTNIIATASSKHHEKIKKHGAKHVLDYQEPNAVDSILNILNTESPAIPIRAFDCVTSKSGSLQHIAKIATLPGSIVAAVLPVVIRPPSHKEGVQLSADVNGEASWVPGVQVHSVNAFLRDHLFPEIVPALLESGAIEPNQYREIEGESLLQRASTALDTLRSGAVSGERLVWRVWKKEEYPQYK